DNA from Mucilaginibacter mallensis:
TGTTAATTTCTGTGAAGTCGGTCATTGGTTTTTTAAACTGAGTGGAAAGGTAACTTTAAGCTATTTTTGAATTTATCTAAATGGATCACATCACGAATTTCAGTTAATACATCTTTGTTAGGGCTATTTATCCAGTAAATACATAAAATATGACCATTTTGAATTAATTTTTTTAAATACAAAAAGAAATCATTTGCTAAATCATTATATCCTAAATCATAAAAAGTTTCCATTGCCAAATGAATATTCTTTGAGGTTTGAAAATGTTCCATTTCAATAATTTATTTAGATTTTTTAGGTGGAGGAACTCTCATTAACCCTGCAAGCAGATCATCAAATTTCACTTCCGGCTCAGGCTCTTGCTCAGGTTCTGCAGATTTGATTTCAGATTCTAACTTATCAAGTCCTTTTTCGGATAGAATAGATAAAATATAAAGGCACTTGAATAGTACGTTGGGATCGCTATCGCCTTTTATATTGTCTTCTATTTTGCCAACACACACCGTAATTATATTTCTCAATGGTACAGCAATATCAGAATCACCTGCTTTATCTTTGAAAAAAATGGATTTATCATTTTGATATAATACTGGTTTTCCAGTTGGAGTAGTTAAACCGATATAACTATTGAAGTCTTTTTGAGAAAAGTAAACGTGATTATCTTCTAATAGATAATAGGCTATTTTAGCTTCACCCAATTGCAGGGTTTGTTGGTTTAATATTTTTAACTCTGTGGGCGGCATTTTTAATATCGATTAGGTCATCGTATGTTAACCTTCCTACAATATTAGATAAAATATAATCAAAACGTTCTGCCGTTCCTTTTTTTCTTGTGTTAAATCTTAACACAAATTCATTCACATAACTCTGTAAATGATGCTTGCTTACCCAATGGTATTGCGAATCAATGCCTCGCTTTAAATGTGACCAAAAGTTCTCTACACCATTTGTATGAGCCATTTCATTAACGAATTGTTTAGCACCATGATTTACTCTTTTATGATTATACTTTTCATGCAAACGATTATATGATAACCATTCATCAGTGTAAACTGTTGCTCCCGCTGGAACCATTTTGTCTATAATGTCTTCTATCGTTTTACGGCCTACATCGTTAACAACCTGTGCATAGACATGACCATCTTTATCTCTTAATCCTATTACAGGCTTTTTTGAGGTTGTATTTCTACCTTGTGTGCCACCAGCCTTTTTCTTTTTGTGTTTATTAGCCTCTCTACCGCCCATATAAGTTTCATCGACCTGCACTTCATCTGTGAACTTAATATTGAAATCAGGGTGATTAAAAGCATACCGCAAGCGATGTAAAATAAACCATGCAGTTTTTTGAGTTACATCTATATCCTTTGCTAATTGGTGAGATGATATTCCTTTCTTATGGGATGAGAACACATACAAAGCCATGAACCATTTTACCAATGGAATTTTAGTATTATCGAATATGGTATTGGTTTTTACATTAAAGTATTTACCAGTGTTTTTGCATTTGTATTTATTACCTGCACACTTATAGATTTTAGATTCTGGGTCAAATGGAGATATCACATTACCATTCCATCTAATCTGCTCCATGCGTGTGATGCACTCCTGCTCAGACGGGAAAGTCTTGATTAAATCCAGTATACTTTTAAAGTCCGAAATCATAGTGTAAAGATAGGAATAAAATTTGACTTAAAGAAATATTTGAGTAGATATTTACACTAATTAATTATCCCATGATATTTATAGAAATGGGAGTATTTTGGTTATTATTAATTACATTTTGTATATTTCAAAGAAATAGAACCTGTAAAACTACAAACCTTATTAGCGAAAACATGAGACTTGAATCCTTTAGAGATTTATATAATTCAGAACGTGAGTGGAAGTATAAATTAGATGACATAATACTAATTCCTATCGCCATATTAACAGGAGTTGGAAGCATTGTAAGTTTCATAGTTATTAATCATCCTATAACTTTAAACTTTGAGGGTTATATAAATTTAGGTTTAATAATTCTTACACTAATATCAGTACTATGTAGTTTAGTTTCTTATACATTGTCATATGTAAATATATCAAACTGGTCTATAGGCTACGACTATTCTCATCCAACAGCTTGTAATGATGTGAACGCCTTCAGAGATGAATTGATTAGCGAAGGTAAAACTGATCTTATTGTAGAGAAAGAAACCGATGATTTTTTAGCTGAAATGTTTTCTGATTGTAGAGATGGAAATTTCAAAACCAATGAACACAGGGCAAAAAGAGTTGGATATGGTAGATTATTTTTGTTGATTTCGGTATTTCTTACCTTCTTTTTATCAATAATGTTTATCTTTAGTTCTATGAAATTTCAAGAAATCAATTTTGCCAAAAAACCACCCACTACGGTGAAAGTTACTGAAGGTTCTATAATAAAAGATAAAACTTTGTTAATAGCCACACCGAAGCCTGATTCAGGAAAAAAGAAGTAGCATCAGATTTTTATAACTTCTTCCAATTTGACATCTAATCCTTCAGCTATCTCACATAGATAATAATATGACGGATTAATATTACCAGCTTCCAGCCGTTGGATTGACTGCTGATCTTTACCTATGGAATGGGCAAGTTGCACCTGTGTAATACCCTTTTCCTTTCGGATATCCCGGATACGTTCACCAAGTTTTTTAAGTAGTGCTTCCTTTTCCATTGGAAGTACATAAGTATAGTAAACAACTTGGATGTTGTACAACGGATATGTTGTATTTTTGAGATTATTTTGTACCTTAGTAATCCTGAAAATCCTTATATGAGAATTCAAGATTCTTGGGCGATAAAAGTGATAGTGAGATATATTGAGGCTTTAATGACTTTATATATAATTGGCTATTTCTTTTTAGCCTTCTTTCTAATCTTTGGTTATATTTTTAAAAGAATTTATAATACCCTTGATTTTATACTTTTTTACATAGCTGGCATCAAATTTTTAAGACCTGATTTGGGGAAAAGAACCATTAAGTTAGATTCTGTTGATGGTTTTATGATCCCTTTTTTCATTTGTATGGGCTTGTTGTATGTATATGTCATTAAACCACAAGATGACGAGGAAAAAGCTAATAACATAGCAGACCATAGACGTGTTGATTCTATGCAAAGAGTTGAGGATTCAGAAAATTATAATGAGCCTGCTGCCACTACAACATCTGATAATACACCCTCAACACAACCCACAACTGCACAAGATTATTTCAGATTAGGAAATGAAGTGGCCTATGGTAGGAACTATGAGGGTGCTATTATGGAATATGACAAGGCAATTGAACTTGACCCTAAAAACGGTGAATATTATTGTAACAGGGGTATTGCTAAGCATGAAATGGGTGGTAGTGATAATGGCTGTTCAGATTGGCAAAAAGCTGCTGAATTAGGTAATAAATACGCAGTTAATGCACTTAGTAATTTTTGTAAAGTTAATCTTCCAGCAACAAAAGATACATCCCAAAGACAAGCATCCAGCGTTAATACCTCTTTAGCCGATACAACATTAACAAATAATGTTTCGCCTAGACAAATTCAATATACAGTAACTACCGATAGAGCCTATTTTTATAATAACCCAGCTGACGTACAATCTATAAGGAAAGGATATTTAGTTGCAGGTGAAAATATTGTTGGTTCGGAGGAATCTAATGGATTTGTTTATTGTGTGTTTACAAATTCAACAACCATGAAATCTTCCAAAGGATGGATATCTAAATCTTGTCTAAAATAAATCATTGAATCAGTATATATAAAAAGCTTAATGAACAATATTCATAATTTGATCATAGATGTAGATGAATTTTTAGATAATTCAATTAACTCTAATAATCTTGATAAGATTACCATACCTAACAATAAAAACCTTAAAGATTTACTTGGTACGACTTTTCCGACTGAATCATCTTCAATTAACATTACTTTAAACTCACTGACATATCATTATAATTTGTTAAAGGGTGAATATTTAATGACCATCATACATGGAATGATTCTTACAAATAAGCGAGTATTTTTACATCTCCCAAGAGATAATAGAATAAGCATACCATTATCCAATATCATATCGTATAACATTGATAAAGATAAAGCTATATTACAATTCTCATTTTTAGATGCTGAAGAAGCATTTGTTTTGAATCGTTGGATTAAACAATCTATTGTTATTAATGCTGTAGAAAATCATAAGAATGATATAGATTTTAAGAATGATGATTTAGTTAAAATAATCTGGACTCTAAAGAAGGATTTTTTCTAATTTTAAAATGAACTAAAAAGCAGACCAGAGCCACATGTTTATTTACCTATTATCAATCAATAAAGCCTCCTGAAATCGTCAGGAGGCAGTCAAGGTTTTTTCATGAAATGGGTTTAATCTTAATTAACTTACTTTTTACCACCCTTGCCGCTGGCTTGTGATACTACACTTCCAGCAAGGCTTTTTGCAATAGCCGAAGATTTAGGATTACTGAGTACTTTACCAGCTTTTGATGCCTCACTTGCTGAAGATTGTTTAGTGTTAGCCATAACTTAATATGTGACTTATTTTATGTCACATTTAAATATACCCAATAAATCGCTTACTAACAATATTAGTTTTCAACAACCTGTTGGAATATCTCATTCCATATTATTATATAGAAATTATTGACGTAGATAATTGTGAATAACTTAAATGAAGTTTAATTATCACTTTTCTAAACTATATTTGATTCAAGTGATGAAGAATTTTTACTTGGTGTAAAGTAATATATCATTGCCTTTTGCAATTAAACACAAATGGCAAAAGCTAGATTTTAACCAGCTATTAAAACGGATTGTTCCGGCAATTTTTGTAATGGGTTTGGCCTATTTACTGGTGACGGTAATTAAAAGTTATTTATTCAGATTTTGGCTCGCGCCTGACAATGTACCGGCATTTATGATTTTTTTTAGGCTTAATTGGGCGATTATGTTAATGGCCGGTATAAGATTAATGGCCATTTGGCTGCTGGCTTATCATTTGTACCACTATGCACAGCGGGAGATCAATATTGCAAAAGAAAATGCCCGTTTAGCCATCATTGCCAAGGATGCACAGCTTAGTAGTTTATCGGCACAACTTAATCCGCACTTCCTGTTCAATTCATTAAACAATATAAAGGCCCTGGTGATTGAAAACCCCAAATCTGCACGAAGGGCAATAGACTTATTATCTGATCTGTTACGGACGGCACTTTACAGCGACGATGTGTTACTAACTACTGTAAAGGATGAACTTGCCCTGGTCAAAGATTATTTTGAGCTGGAAAAATTACGCTTTGAAGAACGTTTGCAGTTTTGTATTGAGGCAGATGATCGATTGAATAATGCATTGATCCTGCGCTTCAGCATCCAAACGCTTGCAGAAAATGCGATAAAACATGGCATTGCCAGGCAAAAAAGCGGAGGCCTCGTCAGCGTAAAAGTTGTAGTGGTGGATAATTACATTAATATCAGCGTCCAAAACCCGGGAGAATTTAATATGGATGAACAAAATGAAGGTTTAGGAATTAAGAACTTAACTGAGCGTTTGCAGCTGCAATATAAAGGTTTGGCAAAATTCGGTATCATTAATGAGGCAGGAGGAAATGTCTTATCAACCATACTTATCCCACGCTCATGAAAAAGATAAAGACTATTATCATAGATGATGAGCGTACCGCCAGGGATGAAGTAAAAAGGCTACTGGAAAATTATCCTGATTTTGAAATAATAGGTGAGGCCAAGGATGCGGATGAAGCAAAACTACTGATCGAATTAAAACAACCCGATTTGCTTTTTTTAGATATACAAATGCCTGAAAAATCAGGGTTTGATCTTCTGGAATCGTTGGATAAGGTGCCTCAAGTGATATTCCTTACTGCATTTGATCAATATGCTGTTAAAGCTTTTGAAGTGAGTGCTATTGATTATTTGATGAAACCGGTACGTGAAGAACGCTTTGCTAAAGCTATTGAACAGCTAAGATTAAAAGTAGCAAATACTACAGTCGAGAGTCAGATCTTTGTTAAAGACCGTCAGCAATATCACTTTATCAGTTGGAGCAAGGTATATTTAATAGAATCAATGGATAATTATGCACGGTTATATTTTGATGATAAAAAGGTGTTCCTCAAAAGCTCATTAAACCAATTGGAAAAAAAGCTTGACGAAGCTGTTTTTTTCAGGATAAACCGGGCACAGATCATTAATATACATTTCATCGATAAAATAAACATAGTGCAGGGCGGCCGGATGAACATCAGCATGAAAACAGGTGAGGTGTTTGAAGTATCCGAAAGGCAGTCGGTAAAGCTCAAAAATATGGGGCGAACGTAATCAACAATTAAAAAAATTAAGACTAAAATTATGAACAGAAAACTCTGTATGGCATTGTTATGCCTTATTATAGCCAATTATTGTATGGCGCAGCAAATCTATTTTACAAAAGTGGCTGCAACTGATAGTGTAGCAATAGCCCGGCAAATGCCAGGATTGACTACTGAAGTTTTATCGAAATATAAAAGTCAGGGCAATCAGGAAAATTACCTTGATAATTTATTCCGGCTGCAAATACTTGCAGGGAAGTATGCTGATGCAAAAGTGACCATTATCTCTTTACGCCAGTTCCCGGGACCGACAAACCTGCAATACCTACAGGATGAGTTATTTGCTGAAACAAGATTACAGCAGATGAAAAATAACACATCTTTTAAAATGGAGTACGTCCAGTTATTCCGGGGCTTATTTAAGGGATTGAATGATAAAAGCGCCTATAAAAGTTATAGGTCATTTATTTCATCTGATGGTATTGATGAACTGAAAAGCGATTTTCAGAACTCGCTGCTAGTTACAGAGAAAAAAGACAGCCTTACTGTTACTGATGCAATATCGCTCTGCAGAAACTATTATGTGCTTCAGCTTTATCAAAATGTTGAGGTGATTTCAAAACCTTTAATTAAGGAAGATTGCAACAGACGTTATGTTATTGAGGATAAACTTATAAAAACTCCGGACGGTGCTTTGATCAATGCTGTAGTTGTATTAAAAAGGGGAGTTAATATTCCGCAGCCGGCTGTTTTGCAATATACTATTTATGCCGATAGCAGCAATTGGACACGGATTGTTGAACCTGCTGCCTATGGCTATGCCGGTGTAATTGCCTATACCAGGGGGAAAGGCCGAAGTCCGGAAAAGATAGTCCCGTATGAAGATGATGGTAAAGATGCCAATGCGATAATCGAC
Protein-coding regions in this window:
- a CDS encoding IS1595 family transposase, coding for MISDFKSILDLIKTFPSEQECITRMEQIRWNGNVISPFDPESKIYKCAGNKYKCKNTGKYFNVKTNTIFDNTKIPLVKWFMALYVFSSHKKGISSHQLAKDIDVTQKTAWFILHRLRYAFNHPDFNIKFTDEVQVDETYMGGREANKHKKKKAGGTQGRNTTSKKPVIGLRDKDGHVYAQVVNDVGRKTIEDIIDKMVPAGATVYTDEWLSYNRLHEKYNHKRVNHGAKQFVNEMAHTNGVENFWSHLKRGIDSQYHWVSKHHLQSYVNEFVLRFNTRKKGTAERFDYILSNIVGRLTYDDLIDIKNAAHRVKNIKPTNPAIG
- a CDS encoding helix-turn-helix transcriptional regulator — encoded protein: MEKEALLKKLGERIRDIRKEKGITQVQLAHSIGKDQQSIQRLEAGNINPSYYYLCEIAEGLDVKLEEVIKI
- a CDS encoding tetratricopeptide repeat protein yields the protein MRIQDSWAIKVIVRYIEALMTLYIIGYFFLAFFLIFGYIFKRIYNTLDFILFYIAGIKFLRPDLGKRTIKLDSVDGFMIPFFICMGLLYVYVIKPQDDEEKANNIADHRRVDSMQRVEDSENYNEPAATTTSDNTPSTQPTTAQDYFRLGNEVAYGRNYEGAIMEYDKAIELDPKNGEYYCNRGIAKHEMGGSDNGCSDWQKAAELGNKYAVNALSNFCKVNLPATKDTSQRQASSVNTSLADTTLTNNVSPRQIQYTVTTDRAYFYNNPADVQSIRKGYLVAGENIVGSEESNGFVYCVFTNSTTMKSSKGWISKSCLK
- a CDS encoding sensor histidine kinase, which codes for MAGIRLMAIWLLAYHLYHYAQREINIAKENARLAIIAKDAQLSSLSAQLNPHFLFNSLNNIKALVIENPKSARRAIDLLSDLLRTALYSDDVLLTTVKDELALVKDYFELEKLRFEERLQFCIEADDRLNNALILRFSIQTLAENAIKHGIARQKSGGLVSVKVVVVDNYINISVQNPGEFNMDEQNEGLGIKNLTERLQLQYKGLAKFGIINEAGGNVLSTILIPRS
- a CDS encoding LytR/AlgR family response regulator transcription factor; its protein translation is MKKIKTIIIDDERTARDEVKRLLENYPDFEIIGEAKDADEAKLLIELKQPDLLFLDIQMPEKSGFDLLESLDKVPQVIFLTAFDQYAVKAFEVSAIDYLMKPVREERFAKAIEQLRLKVANTTVESQIFVKDRQQYHFISWSKVYLIESMDNYARLYFDDKKVFLKSSLNQLEKKLDEAVFFRINRAQIINIHFIDKINIVQGGRMNISMKTGEVFEVSERQSVKLKNMGRT